One segment of Variovorax sp. PAMC28562 DNA contains the following:
- the groL gene encoding chaperonin GroEL (60 kDa chaperone family; promotes refolding of misfolded polypeptides especially under stressful conditions; forms two stacked rings of heptamers to form a barrel-shaped 14mer; ends can be capped by GroES; misfolded proteins enter the barrel where they are refolded when GroES binds) produces MAAKDVVFGGEARARMVEGVNILANAVKVTLGPKGRNVVLERSFGAPTVTKDGVSVAKEIELKDKLQNMGAQLVKEVASKTSDNAGDGTTTATVLAQAIVREGFKLVAAGMNPMDLKRGIDKAVTALVAELKKASKPTTTSKEIAQVGSISANSDETIGKLIADAMDKVGKEGVITVEDGKSLDSELDVVEGMQFDRGYLSPYFINNPEKQSAILENPFVLLYDKKISNIRDLLPTLEQVAKSGRPLLIIAEEVEGEALATLVVNTIRGILKVVAVKAPGFGDRRKAMLEDIAILTGGKVIAEEVGLTLEKVTLADLGSAARIEVGKENTILIDGAGAAADIEARVKQVRVQIEEATSDYDREKLQERVAKLAGGVAVIKVGAATEVEMKEKKARVEDALHATRAAVEEGIVAGGGVALLRAKQAVGDKIKGDNADQDAGIKLVLKAVEAPLREIVNNAGGEASVVVNAVLAGKGNFGFNAQNDTYGDMLELGILDPTKVTRTALQNAASVSSLLLTTEAMVADAPKDEAGAGGMPDMGGMGGMGGMGM; encoded by the coding sequence ATGGCAGCAAAAGACGTAGTCTTCGGCGGTGAAGCCCGCGCGCGCATGGTCGAGGGTGTCAACATCCTGGCCAACGCAGTCAAAGTGACCCTGGGCCCCAAGGGCCGCAACGTGGTGCTCGAACGTTCGTTCGGCGCCCCCACGGTGACCAAGGACGGTGTGTCCGTCGCCAAGGAAATCGAACTCAAGGACAAGCTCCAGAACATGGGCGCCCAGCTCGTGAAGGAAGTGGCTTCCAAGACTTCGGACAACGCGGGTGACGGCACCACGACCGCTACGGTTCTGGCTCAAGCCATCGTTCGCGAAGGCTTCAAGCTGGTCGCGGCCGGCATGAACCCGATGGACCTGAAGCGCGGCATCGACAAGGCCGTCACGGCCCTGGTCGCCGAGCTGAAGAAGGCATCCAAGCCCACCACCACGTCGAAGGAAATCGCACAAGTCGGCTCGATCTCGGCCAACAGCGACGAAACCATCGGCAAGCTCATCGCTGACGCGATGGACAAGGTCGGCAAAGAAGGCGTCATCACCGTCGAAGACGGCAAGAGCCTGGACAGCGAACTCGACGTCGTCGAAGGCATGCAGTTCGACCGCGGCTACCTGTCGCCTTACTTCATCAACAACCCTGAAAAGCAATCCGCGATTCTGGAAAACCCGTTCGTTCTGCTCTACGACAAGAAGATCAGCAACATCCGTGACCTGCTTCCTACGCTGGAACAAGTCGCGAAGTCGGGCCGTCCGCTGTTGATCATTGCCGAAGAAGTCGAAGGCGAAGCCCTGGCTACTCTGGTCGTGAACACGATCCGCGGCATCCTGAAGGTCGTGGCTGTCAAGGCACCTGGCTTCGGCGATCGCCGCAAGGCCATGCTCGAAGACATCGCCATCCTGACGGGCGGCAAGGTCATCGCTGAAGAAGTCGGCCTGACGCTCGAAAAGGTGACCCTGGCCGACCTCGGCTCGGCTGCCCGCATCGAAGTCGGCAAGGAAAACACCATCCTGATCGACGGTGCCGGCGCTGCTGCGGACATCGAAGCCCGCGTGAAGCAAGTTCGCGTTCAGATCGAAGAAGCGACCAGCGACTACGACCGTGAAAAGTTGCAAGAGCGCGTGGCCAAGCTGGCCGGCGGTGTTGCAGTGATCAAGGTCGGCGCTGCCACCGAAGTCGAAATGAAGGAAAAGAAGGCCCGCGTCGAAGACGCACTGCACGCCACCCGCGCTGCAGTCGAAGAAGGCATCGTGGCTGGCGGCGGCGTGGCTCTGCTGCGCGCCAAGCAAGCTGTCGGCGACAAGATCAAGGGCGACAACGCCGACCAGGACGCCGGCATCAAGCTGGTGTTGAAGGCCGTCGAAGCGCCCCTGCGCGAAATCGTCAACAACGCCGGTGGCGAAGCCAGCGTGGTCGTGAATGCGGTGTTGGCCGGCAAGGGCAACTTCGGCTTCAACGCACAGAACGACACGTACGGCGACATGCTCGAACTGGGCATCCTGGACCCGACGAAGGTCACCCGCACTGCACTGCAAAACGCAGCGTCGGTCTCTTCGCTGCTGCTGACGACCGAAGCCATGGTCGCCGATGCACCGAAGGACGAAGCCGGCGCCGGCGGCATGCCTGACATGGGTGGCATGGGCGGCATGGGCGGCATGGGCATGTGA
- the groES gene encoding co-chaperone GroES, which translates to MKLRPLADRVIVKRIESETKTASGIVIPDNAAEKPDQGEVLAVGPGKKTDKGELLAMSVKVGDRVLFGKYSGQTVKVDGDELLVMKEDDLFAVVEK; encoded by the coding sequence ATGAAACTTCGTCCTTTGGCCGATCGTGTGATCGTCAAGCGCATTGAAAGCGAAACCAAGACTGCCTCGGGCATCGTGATCCCCGACAACGCTGCCGAAAAGCCCGATCAGGGTGAAGTGCTGGCCGTTGGCCCGGGCAAGAAGACCGACAAGGGCGAACTGCTCGCCATGAGCGTCAAGGTCGGCGACCGCGTTCTGTTCGGCAAGTACAGCGGCCAGACCGTCAAGGTCGATGGCGACGAGCTGCTTGTCATGAAGGAAGACGACCTGTTCGCAGTCGTCGAGAAGTAA
- the glgB gene encoding 1,4-alpha-glucan branching protein GlgB encodes MLGCHVNPEGGASFAVWAPNAESVSVIGDWNYWSGDADPLQLRDDGTGIWQGSVADAQPGQTYKYRIRSRFNGYVVDKADPVAFYAEHAPATASRIWSMDYEWNDDAWMASRGARNALDAPMSTYELHLGSWRRHDGEFLGYREIAHQLAEYMLKMGFTHVELMPVTEHPFYGSWGYQTTGYFAPTSRFGTPQDFMYMVDHLHQNNIGVLLDWVPSHFPTDEHGLQYFDGTHLFEHADPRQGFHPEWSSSIFNYGRNEVRSFLTSSGLFWLDKYHLDGLRVDAVASMLYLDYARKDGEWIPNKFGGRENLEAIEFLQTLNRAVYREFPDTVTIAEESTAWPNVSRPTDMDGLGFGMKWNMGWMHDDLAYMKEDPVYRKYHHGQMTFSLVYAFNENFVLPLSHDEVVYGKGSLINKMPGDPWQQFANLRALFGFMWGHPGKKLLFMGGEFGQRREWTHDGELEWWSTSLEGHSGLQHFVAELNRVYRDTPALYQLDFSANGFEWIAADDADASVFAFLRKAHDGTAPVLVVSNMTPLPRTNYLLGVPLGGEWREVINSDAGEFGGAGWGNLGGVESSPVRSHGRPHSVCLTLPPLSTLIFQYVPHAKKDSTAR; translated from the coding sequence CTGTTGGGCTGCCATGTGAATCCCGAAGGCGGCGCGTCGTTCGCGGTCTGGGCCCCCAACGCGGAGTCCGTCTCGGTTATCGGCGACTGGAACTACTGGTCCGGAGATGCCGATCCGCTGCAACTGCGCGACGACGGCACCGGCATCTGGCAAGGCTCGGTAGCAGACGCGCAGCCGGGCCAGACATACAAGTACCGCATTCGCTCGCGCTTCAACGGCTATGTCGTCGACAAGGCCGATCCGGTCGCGTTCTACGCAGAGCACGCGCCCGCTACCGCATCACGCATTTGGTCGATGGACTACGAATGGAACGACGACGCGTGGATGGCATCGCGCGGCGCTCGCAATGCGCTCGACGCGCCGATGTCGACGTACGAGTTGCACCTCGGCTCTTGGCGTCGCCACGATGGCGAGTTCCTCGGCTACCGCGAAATCGCGCATCAGCTCGCTGAATACATGTTGAAGATGGGCTTCACCCATGTGGAATTGATGCCCGTCACCGAGCACCCGTTCTATGGTTCATGGGGCTACCAGACCACCGGCTACTTCGCGCCGACCTCGCGCTTCGGTACGCCGCAAGACTTCATGTACATGGTGGACCATCTGCACCAGAACAACATCGGTGTGCTGCTCGACTGGGTGCCTTCGCACTTTCCGACCGACGAGCACGGGCTGCAGTATTTCGACGGCACGCATCTGTTCGAGCATGCCGATCCGCGTCAGGGCTTTCACCCGGAGTGGAGTTCGAGCATCTTCAACTACGGGCGCAACGAGGTCCGCAGCTTTCTGACGTCGTCCGGCCTGTTTTGGCTCGACAAGTACCACCTCGATGGATTGCGCGTGGACGCAGTCGCGTCGATGCTCTACCTCGACTATGCGCGGAAAGACGGTGAGTGGATTCCCAACAAGTTCGGTGGTCGCGAGAACCTCGAGGCCATCGAGTTCTTGCAAACCCTGAACCGCGCGGTGTACCGCGAATTCCCCGATACGGTGACCATCGCGGAGGAGTCGACCGCTTGGCCCAACGTTTCGCGCCCCACCGACATGGACGGCCTCGGCTTCGGCATGAAGTGGAACATGGGCTGGATGCACGACGACCTGGCCTACATGAAGGAAGACCCGGTCTACCGCAAGTACCACCACGGCCAGATGACGTTTTCGCTGGTGTATGCCTTCAATGAAAACTTCGTGCTGCCGCTCTCGCACGACGAGGTGGTCTATGGCAAGGGTTCGCTCATCAACAAGATGCCGGGCGACCCTTGGCAGCAGTTCGCCAATCTGCGCGCGCTGTTCGGGTTCATGTGGGGACACCCTGGCAAGAAGCTGCTTTTCATGGGCGGTGAATTCGGCCAGCGCCGCGAGTGGACGCACGACGGTGAGCTCGAATGGTGGTCGACGTCGCTAGAGGGCCACTCAGGCCTGCAACATTTCGTAGCCGAGCTCAACCGGGTGTACCGTGACACGCCTGCGCTGTACCAACTCGACTTCAGTGCCAACGGCTTCGAGTGGATTGCGGCCGACGATGCAGATGCCAGCGTATTCGCCTTCTTGCGCAAGGCGCACGATGGCACTGCTCCGGTGCTGGTGGTGAGCAACATGACGCCACTGCCCCGGACCAACTATCTGCTCGGCGTGCCATTGGGTGGGGAGTGGCGTGAAGTGATCAACAGCGATGCCGGTGAATTCGGCGGCGCAGGATGGGGCAACCTGGGGGGTGTCGAGTCGTCGCCGGTGCGCTCTCATGGCCGGCCGCATTCTGTTTGCCTGACCTTGCCACCCCTTTCGACCCTTATTTTTCAATACGTGCCCCATGCCAAAAAAGACAGCACCGCCCGCTGA
- a CDS encoding alpha-1,4-glucan--maltose-1-phosphate maltosyltransferase, translated as MPKKTAPPAEVAAVSKVAKAAQSTPAGHISFPSDSGGDGRVRAVIDAVLPAVDAGRFAIKCVAGDTVKITAHCFTDGHDAVRAMLRWSADAGDGGRDWHEVPMKALVNDVWEASFAPPSIGRFVYTVAAWVDPFESWHHEMVRRIEPEDIRIASQVGAMDIIAAAERAQAADGDTLLRWAKALQTAALDADHDVNALKALALDETLGELAGRYPDRRFETRYATELPLFADRKRARFSSWYELFPRSASPEPGRHGTFKDVEARLPAIAEMGFDVLYFPPIHPVGRMQRKGKNNALVAGKDDVGSPWAIGAAEGGHKSILAELGTPDDFRQLVQKATGLGLDIALDIAFQCAPDHPYVKAHPAWFRWRPDGTVQYAENPPKKYQDIYPFNFESDDWRAMWAELKSVFDHWIGEGVKIFRVDNPHTKAFPFWEWVIGEVKKEHPDVLFLAEAFTRPKVMHRLAKLGFSQSYTYFTWRNSKQELTEYFTELSTGPGSDYFRPNVWPNTPDILHEQLQGGEASLYMTRLVLAATLSANYGIYGPAYELRDHLPRSSGSEEYLNSEKYQLRTWNHDDAQSLAPFIARVNRIRHDNPALQADRSLRFLPVENDQLIAYAKESEDGSNVIVTVVNLDRYNVQSGWIGLDAASIGVEPGESFQMHDLLSNQRFIWQGEFHFVQLEPHTVPAHIFVVRRRSRTERDFDYFL; from the coding sequence ATGCCAAAAAAGACAGCACCGCCCGCTGAGGTCGCCGCAGTTTCCAAGGTCGCCAAAGCGGCGCAGTCGACACCAGCAGGCCATATTTCCTTTCCATCAGACAGCGGCGGCGATGGCCGCGTCCGTGCGGTCATCGATGCCGTGTTGCCTGCCGTCGATGCCGGCCGCTTCGCCATCAAGTGCGTTGCCGGCGACACGGTAAAGATCACCGCGCATTGCTTCACCGACGGACACGACGCGGTGCGCGCGATGCTGCGCTGGAGCGCGGATGCCGGTGATGGTGGGCGTGATTGGCACGAGGTACCGATGAAGGCGCTCGTCAACGATGTATGGGAGGCCAGCTTTGCACCGCCGTCGATAGGTCGCTTCGTCTACACGGTGGCGGCATGGGTCGATCCGTTCGAATCCTGGCATCACGAAATGGTGCGGCGGATCGAGCCCGAAGACATCCGCATCGCGTCACAGGTCGGCGCCATGGACATCATCGCCGCAGCGGAGCGGGCGCAGGCTGCGGACGGCGACACGCTCTTGCGATGGGCCAAGGCGTTGCAGACCGCGGCGCTCGACGCTGACCACGACGTGAACGCACTCAAGGCTCTGGCGCTCGACGAAACGCTGGGCGAGTTGGCCGGGCGCTATCCGGACCGTCGCTTCGAGACGCGCTACGCCACCGAGCTACCGCTCTTCGCGGACCGCAAACGTGCGCGCTTCAGCAGCTGGTACGAGCTGTTTCCGCGTTCTGCCTCGCCCGAGCCGGGCCGACACGGTACCTTCAAGGATGTCGAGGCGCGGCTGCCGGCCATCGCCGAGATGGGTTTCGATGTCTTGTACTTTCCGCCGATCCATCCAGTCGGGCGCATGCAACGCAAGGGCAAGAACAACGCTCTCGTCGCGGGTAAAGACGATGTCGGCAGCCCGTGGGCCATCGGTGCTGCGGAAGGCGGCCACAAGTCGATCCTGGCGGAGCTGGGCACGCCGGACGATTTCAGGCAACTGGTGCAGAAGGCCACCGGCCTTGGCCTGGACATCGCGCTCGACATCGCCTTTCAATGCGCCCCCGACCATCCGTACGTGAAGGCGCATCCGGCGTGGTTTCGCTGGCGTCCCGACGGCACGGTGCAGTACGCCGAGAACCCACCCAAGAAGTACCAGGACATCTACCCGTTCAACTTCGAGAGCGACGACTGGCGCGCGATGTGGGCCGAGTTGAAGAGCGTGTTCGATCACTGGATCGGCGAGGGCGTAAAGATCTTTCGCGTCGACAACCCGCACACCAAGGCGTTTCCGTTTTGGGAGTGGGTCATCGGCGAGGTCAAGAAGGAACATCCTGACGTGCTGTTCCTGGCCGAGGCTTTCACGCGGCCCAAGGTCATGCACCGGCTGGCCAAGCTGGGCTTCTCGCAGTCGTACACCTACTTCACCTGGCGCAACAGCAAGCAGGAGCTGACCGAGTACTTCACCGAACTGTCGACGGGCCCGGGCAGCGACTACTTCCGCCCCAACGTGTGGCCCAACACGCCCGACATCCTGCACGAGCAATTGCAGGGCGGCGAGGCGTCGCTCTACATGACGCGGCTGGTGCTGGCGGCCACCTTGTCTGCCAACTACGGCATCTACGGACCGGCCTACGAATTGCGCGACCACTTGCCCCGCAGTTCCGGAAGCGAGGAATACCTCAACTCCGAGAAGTACCAGTTGCGTACCTGGAACCATGACGATGCGCAAAGCCTCGCGCCTTTTATTGCGCGGGTGAACCGTATCCGGCATGACAACCCAGCCTTGCAGGCCGACCGCAGTCTGCGGTTCTTGCCGGTCGAAAACGATCAGCTCATCGCCTATGCCAAAGAGTCCGAAGACGGGAGCAATGTGATCGTGACCGTAGTCAACCTCGACCGTTACAACGTGCAGTCGGGCTGGATCGGTCTGGACGCTGCGTCGATTGGCGTGGAGCCCGGCGAGTCGTTCCAGATGCACGACCTCCTGAGCAACCAGCGCTTCATCTGGCAGGGCGAATTTCACTTCGTCCAACTAGAGCCGCATACTGTTCCCGCACATATTTTCGTGGTCCGTCGGCGCAGTCGCACCGAGCGTGATTTCGACTATTTTCTCTAG